From one Halodesulfovibrio sp. MK-HDV genomic stretch:
- a CDS encoding aconitate hydratase, with product MPQNVTKKIISGHLISGTMSAGSEIELRIDQTLTQDATGTMACLQFEALGVDRVKTDLSVSYVDHNTLQMGFRNPDDHRYLKTVAEKYGIVFSPAGTGICHQLHLENFGKPGATLVGSDSHTPTAGGLGSLAMGAGGLSVALAMAGEPYTITMPQVVRVYLEGELTGWASAKDVILHLLGKLTVKGGVGKVFEFAGPGVASLSVPERAVITNMGAELGATTSIFPSDENTREFMSSMGRLEDWTELVADEGAEYDEEVRIILNDLEPLAAKPHMPDQVVTVASLAGLKVNQVAIGSCTNSSYADLASVANLFAGKHVKYETDTLISPGSKQVLKMLTREGLLENIIDSGARLLECSCGPCIGMGGSPVSEGVSVRTFNRNFEGRSGTRDAQVYLVSPLTAAMAALHGEFTDPAGWGDAPKIPELPKTVPSIRDQFIFPPEDGSDVEIVRGPNIVPLEQFASVDADIDANVLIVAGDNITTDHIMPAGAVITALRSNVPAISEHVFERMDASFATRAKSTSNGVIVAGENYGQGSSREHAALAPRHLGVRAVVAKSFARIHRANLVNFGILPFILVDKEAYAEFAQEQNIAVPALALAAGESVDLILSSGTRVTVTNDLTQKELDIIRAGGLLNYVRFSKSREA from the coding sequence CGTGTAAAGACAGACTTGTCTGTAAGCTACGTTGATCACAATACACTACAGATGGGATTCAGAAACCCAGACGATCACCGCTATCTTAAAACGGTTGCAGAAAAGTACGGCATTGTGTTTTCACCTGCCGGTACCGGTATCTGTCACCAGCTTCATCTTGAAAATTTTGGTAAACCGGGTGCAACTCTGGTTGGTTCCGACAGTCATACTCCTACAGCTGGTGGATTAGGTTCCCTTGCTATGGGCGCAGGCGGCTTATCCGTTGCTTTGGCAATGGCTGGCGAACCGTACACCATTACCATGCCGCAGGTTGTTCGTGTCTATTTAGAAGGCGAACTCACCGGCTGGGCATCTGCTAAAGATGTTATCTTGCACCTGTTAGGCAAGCTGACCGTTAAAGGCGGCGTTGGCAAAGTTTTCGAATTTGCCGGCCCCGGTGTAGCTTCCCTTTCCGTACCTGAGCGTGCTGTTATCACCAATATGGGGGCAGAGCTCGGCGCTACAACATCAATTTTCCCGAGTGATGAAAATACCCGCGAATTTATGAGCAGCATGGGACGTCTGGAAGACTGGACAGAACTTGTTGCTGATGAAGGCGCAGAGTATGACGAAGAAGTTCGTATTATATTGAATGACCTTGAACCGCTTGCTGCGAAACCGCACATGCCGGATCAAGTTGTTACTGTTGCCAGCCTTGCCGGCTTGAAAGTTAATCAGGTTGCTATTGGTTCCTGTACAAACTCTTCCTATGCAGACCTTGCCTCTGTGGCAAACTTGTTTGCAGGTAAGCACGTTAAGTACGAAACGGATACTCTGATTAGCCCCGGTTCCAAGCAGGTGCTTAAAATGCTCACCCGTGAGGGCTTGCTCGAGAATATTATCGATTCTGGTGCTCGTCTTTTAGAGTGTTCATGTGGCCCTTGTATCGGAATGGGTGGTTCTCCTGTTTCTGAAGGTGTGTCTGTACGTACCTTTAATAGAAATTTTGAAGGACGTTCCGGCACCAGAGATGCACAGGTCTACCTTGTGAGCCCGTTGACTGCAGCTATGGCTGCATTACATGGTGAGTTCACAGACCCTGCAGGCTGGGGTGATGCTCCGAAAATTCCTGAGTTGCCAAAGACTGTACCGTCTATTCGGGACCAGTTTATTTTCCCACCGGAAGATGGATCGGATGTTGAAATTGTGCGCGGGCCGAACATTGTGCCGCTTGAACAATTCGCTTCTGTTGACGCTGACATTGATGCCAATGTACTCATCGTCGCCGGGGATAATATTACCACTGACCATATCATGCCTGCTGGTGCTGTTATCACAGCTCTACGTTCTAATGTACCAGCGATCAGTGAGCATGTATTTGAGCGAATGGATGCATCATTTGCTACTCGCGCCAAAAGCACCTCAAACGGTGTAATTGTCGCTGGTGAAAACTATGGTCAGGGTTCTTCAAGAGAACATGCAGCACTTGCACCGCGCCATTTGGGTGTTCGTGCTGTCGTGGCAAAATCTTTTGCACGTATTCATCGCGCAAACCTTGTTAACTTTGGTATTCTTCCGTTTATTCTGGTAGATAAAGAAGCATACGCAGAGTTTGCGCAGGAACAAAATATTGCAGTACCGGCACTTGCACTTGCAGCTGGCGAGTCTGTCGATCTCATTTTGTCTTCCGGAACACGTGTAACTGTTACAAATGATTTGACGCAAAAAGAACTGGATATAATTAGAGCAGGGGGTCTGCTCAATTACGTCCGTTTCTCTAAAAGTCGTGAAGCCTAA
- a CDS encoding peptidylprolyl isomerase — MLDSIRQNSQSWGVKLAFALIVVVFVFWGVGSMNGPSNSSVLATVNDTAIMMPEFRRAYELQMSAIKARFPGIDEAQFKQLRIGQQVLQGLISRTLLLQEAERLGMTVTPVELKTEIASIPLFQNAQGEFDPEVYKQMLAAQGMSAGSFERQFKEDLLTQKVRENAVISASVSDEEAREAFVYASEKRSMDYIMYSAIDFFKKATVTDEEIKAFYETNIGRYAVPAQVTIKFLAITPQGLAGSVVVDEAAAEAYYADNQSAFRTKEQADASHILVKLNENASDEEVAAATKKIEKVLKLARGGKDFGKLAEKYSEGPSAPTGGALGNFSRGQMVKPFEDAVFAMKDGEISEPIRTRFGLHIIKVNKLEKARIPAFEEVKGQIMTKLAEDEAADKVSATLDTVMEQMLSGKSLEDIAKEQNLTVATSPEFSRDQAAVAVGITKEAAEELFSVPSGTTVDTPLEANDGYIIARVESSKPESSMPLEQVSASIKEQLVADKSVELAFDAAKAASTKVLAGDIEGQPKVQTTPLVERKGFIPGVGAAEDVVKAVFEADGKKWMGPYKTAAGAVFVRLNTVDKPSEEVWLAAKPEVEKTLLQRKKQQMEQSFVKSLADKSEIVIKNNEILDNL; from the coding sequence ATGTTGGATTCCATTCGGCAAAATTCCCAATCCTGGGGTGTTAAACTTGCCTTTGCTCTCATAGTTGTAGTTTTTGTGTTTTGGGGCGTAGGCTCCATGAACGGCCCTTCAAACTCTTCTGTGTTAGCTACTGTAAATGATACTGCTATCATGATGCCTGAGTTCAGAAGAGCATATGAACTTCAGATGAGTGCCATTAAAGCACGTTTTCCTGGTATTGACGAAGCTCAGTTCAAACAGCTGAGAATTGGTCAGCAGGTATTGCAGGGACTTATTTCCCGCACTCTCCTGCTTCAGGAAGCAGAACGTCTTGGCATGACTGTGACTCCTGTTGAATTAAAAACAGAAATTGCATCTATTCCTTTGTTCCAGAATGCTCAGGGTGAGTTTGATCCTGAAGTGTACAAGCAGATGCTTGCTGCACAGGGAATGTCTGCCGGTAGCTTTGAGCGTCAGTTCAAAGAAGATCTTTTAACCCAAAAAGTTCGTGAGAACGCTGTGATTTCTGCAAGCGTTTCTGACGAAGAAGCTCGCGAAGCATTCGTATACGCCAGCGAAAAACGTTCTATGGATTACATCATGTACTCCGCAATTGATTTCTTTAAGAAAGCAACTGTAACGGACGAAGAAATCAAGGCGTTTTACGAGACCAACATTGGTCGTTACGCAGTGCCTGCTCAGGTAACAATCAAGTTCCTTGCTATTACCCCGCAGGGTCTTGCAGGTTCCGTAGTTGTTGATGAAGCGGCTGCAGAAGCTTACTACGCTGATAATCAGAGTGCTTTCCGTACAAAAGAACAAGCTGACGCGAGTCATATTCTTGTGAAACTTAACGAAAATGCATCTGACGAAGAAGTAGCTGCTGCAACTAAAAAAATAGAAAAAGTGCTTAAGCTTGCCCGTGGTGGTAAAGACTTCGGTAAGCTTGCAGAAAAATACTCTGAAGGTCCTTCCGCCCCTACTGGTGGCGCACTTGGTAACTTCAGCCGCGGTCAGATGGTTAAACCATTTGAAGACGCAGTATTCGCTATGAAAGATGGCGAAATTTCTGAGCCTATCCGCACTCGCTTTGGTCTACACATCATTAAGGTAAACAAGCTTGAAAAAGCTCGTATTCCTGCATTTGAAGAAGTTAAAGGTCAGATCATGACCAAACTTGCTGAAGATGAGGCTGCAGACAAAGTGTCAGCTACTCTTGATACAGTGATGGAACAGATGCTCTCCGGTAAGTCTCTTGAAGACATTGCTAAAGAACAGAACCTCACCGTAGCAACTTCTCCTGAATTCTCACGAGATCAGGCTGCTGTTGCAGTGGGTATTACTAAGGAAGCAGCTGAAGAGTTGTTCTCCGTTCCTTCCGGTACAACTGTAGATACTCCACTTGAAGCAAACGACGGCTACATTATAGCTCGAGTTGAAAGCTCCAAGCCGGAATCAAGCATGCCGCTTGAACAGGTTTCTGCATCCATTAAAGAACAGCTCGTTGCAGATAAATCTGTAGAGCTTGCATTTGATGCTGCCAAAGCTGCTTCTACAAAAGTACTTGCTGGCGATATTGAAGGTCAGCCGAAAGTACAGACTACTCCGCTTGTTGAACGTAAGGGCTTTATCCCTGGCGTTGGAGCTGCGGAAGATGTTGTGAAAGCAGTATTTGAAGCTGATGGCAAAAAATGGATGGGTCCTTACAAAACGGCTGCTGGCGCAGTATTTGTTCGCTTGAATACCGTTGATAAGCCATCCGAAGAAGTTTGGTTGGCTGCAAAACCTGAAGTGGAGAAAACTCTTCTTCAGCGTAAAAAGCAGCAGATGGAACAGAGCTTTGTAAAATCTCTCGCTGATAAGTCTGAGATTGTTATCAAGAACAACGAAATTCTTGATAACCTGTAG
- a CDS encoding DUF2188 domain-containing protein yields MKRTTYFVRSCGGKWKVKKEGAEKEYCVCETKEEGVRAARKLAADSSPAQIIIEKEDGTFQQEWTHKDCSVLFENKGRISNK; encoded by the coding sequence ATGAAGCGAACAACGTATTTTGTCCGCTCATGTGGCGGCAAGTGGAAAGTGAAGAAGGAGGGGGCAGAAAAAGAGTATTGCGTGTGCGAAACGAAAGAGGAAGGGGTTCGTGCTGCTAGGAAACTTGCGGCTGATTCATCACCGGCGCAAATTATTATCGAAAAAGAAGATGGTACTTTTCAGCAGGAATGGACGCACAAGGATTGTTCCGTTTTGTTTGAAAACAAAGGACGAATCAGCAATAAGTAG
- a CDS encoding NAD(P)/FAD-dependent oxidoreductase, translated as MAKLALVGAGHAHMTLMESIKDLIDQGHSVDVIGPGERHYYSGMGPGMLGGTYTPKDISFPVQQMCEEQGATFHLDSCVGIDPEKQLIKLESGKELAYDVASFNTGSSIVDDLVKPDSKDIFTVKPIEKLLEGRNRIFELADKESLSIGVVGAGPAGVEVAGNAWAAAQEAGANATIHLYHGKSFMKRAPEKVRDLSRNALIDHGVQFVGGEYVSEVSTGKVTLADGTVYHDDIIFIAMGVRPRPLFEPSGIPYGDDGGMLVNKYLQSPKFDNLFGGGDCICFEPQPLDKVGVYAVRQNQILNDNVIARLSNEPLQEFKPGGDYLLIFNTGGNTGVLHKFGLSFNGSRAFAIKDYIDSKFMKKFKPKYDM; from the coding sequence ATGGCAAAACTTGCACTCGTAGGCGCAGGACACGCCCACATGACTCTTATGGAAAGTATCAAAGACCTGATAGATCAAGGCCATTCTGTTGACGTCATTGGCCCCGGTGAACGGCATTACTATTCCGGAATGGGGCCCGGAATGCTCGGGGGCACCTACACGCCCAAAGACATCAGCTTCCCAGTACAGCAAATGTGCGAAGAACAGGGGGCAACATTCCATCTGGACAGTTGCGTAGGCATTGATCCAGAAAAGCAACTCATCAAGCTAGAATCGGGCAAAGAGTTGGCCTATGATGTTGCCTCGTTCAACACAGGCAGTTCTATTGTTGATGATCTGGTCAAGCCAGACTCTAAAGATATTTTTACGGTAAAGCCCATTGAAAAACTACTTGAAGGAAGAAACCGGATCTTCGAGCTAGCAGATAAAGAATCTCTGAGTATTGGGGTTGTCGGTGCCGGACCTGCCGGAGTTGAAGTGGCTGGCAACGCATGGGCTGCCGCTCAAGAAGCTGGTGCAAATGCAACCATCCACCTTTATCACGGCAAAAGCTTTATGAAGCGTGCTCCTGAAAAAGTGCGCGACCTGTCACGTAATGCTCTTATAGATCACGGCGTACAGTTTGTCGGCGGGGAGTATGTCTCTGAAGTTTCAACAGGGAAAGTAACCCTTGCAGACGGTACTGTGTATCATGATGACATCATCTTTATTGCAATGGGTGTACGTCCGCGCCCGCTTTTTGAACCGTCCGGCATTCCTTACGGTGATGATGGTGGCATGCTTGTGAATAAGTACCTGCAAAGCCCCAAATTCGATAACCTGTTTGGTGGTGGGGACTGCATATGTTTCGAACCACAGCCACTGGATAAGGTCGGTGTCTACGCGGTTCGGCAAAACCAAATTCTCAACGACAATGTTATTGCGCGCCTGAGCAATGAACCGCTACAAGAATTCAAACCAGGCGGTGACTACCTTCTTATTTTCAATACAGGTGGCAACACAGGTGTGCTGCATAAATTCGGGTTAAGCTTCAACGGTAGTCGAGCCTTTGCTATTAAAGATTATATTGATTCTAAATTCATGAAAAAATTCAAGCCGAAATACGACATGTAA
- a CDS encoding rhodanese-like domain-containing protein, which translates to MRWKQFLTPVESVTTENALSMLGSDENIQLVDVRQPAEYDEGHIAGAKHIPLGELLDRANELDKEKPVMVYCAIGGRSRVAAQLLSGNEFSKVYNLTGGFNIWEGWESIGDYDQGLEMFNGFESLEEVLIVAYRMEVALGDFYIDMASRVANQEAASLFSKLAAIEAKHKRHVISQYTELTGKDFPENVEVDGAFEGGLTTAEYISRLGADMEKPLDILAFAMSVEGQAMDLYMRASEKAPDKKTQKALLQISSEEKAHLNSLAAVMDSLYASRE; encoded by the coding sequence ATGCGTTGGAAACAATTTCTTACCCCTGTTGAGTCTGTAACCACCGAAAATGCACTCTCAATGCTGGGTTCCGACGAGAACATTCAGCTTGTGGATGTACGTCAGCCCGCAGAATACGACGAAGGTCATATTGCCGGAGCAAAACATATTCCTCTTGGTGAGCTGTTAGACAGAGCCAATGAGCTGGATAAAGAAAAGCCGGTCATGGTATATTGCGCAATTGGTGGACGCAGCCGTGTTGCGGCTCAGTTACTTTCCGGTAACGAATTCAGCAAAGTGTACAATCTGACAGGTGGCTTTAACATATGGGAAGGCTGGGAAAGCATTGGTGACTACGATCAAGGCTTAGAAATGTTCAACGGATTTGAATCTCTCGAAGAAGTTCTTATCGTTGCCTACCGTATGGAAGTTGCTCTTGGCGATTTTTACATCGATATGGCCAGTCGTGTAGCTAATCAAGAAGCCGCATCTCTCTTCTCAAAACTTGCTGCGATTGAAGCAAAGCACAAACGGCACGTAATTTCTCAATATACAGAACTTACAGGCAAAGATTTTCCTGAGAATGTGGAAGTTGACGGTGCATTCGAAGGCGGCTTGACCACCGCCGAATATATATCACGTCTCGGCGCGGACATGGAAAAGCCGCTCGACATTTTAGCGTTCGCCATGTCTGTTGAAGGTCAGGCAATGGATTTATATATGCGGGCTTCAGAAAAAGCACCGGACAAAAAAACACAAAAAGCATTATTACAAATTTCTTCTGAAGAGAAAGCCCATCTCAACAGTTTGGCTGCTGTTATGGACTCCCTGTACGCTTCACGGGAATAA
- a CDS encoding peroxiredoxin produces MTTLFPLLGDPLPQVKVKTTQGTMTIPDDLKGNWFLLFSHPADFTPVCTTEFVSFQKRIKDFDALNCKLVGISMDQIFAHIKWIEWIKEQTGVEITFPVIADYGEVAEKLGMIHPGKGTNTVRAVFFIDPSGIVRTIFYYPQEIGRNIDEILRTIRALQTSDRNKVAIPANWPKNELIGDRVIIPPAQTVDDAKIRLDTHEGYDWWFCHKELKEED; encoded by the coding sequence ATGACGACCCTATTCCCTCTGCTAGGTGACCCGCTTCCACAGGTTAAGGTAAAAACAACGCAAGGTACAATGACTATCCCTGATGATTTAAAGGGAAACTGGTTTCTTCTTTTTAGTCACCCTGCCGATTTTACCCCCGTTTGTACTACGGAATTTGTGAGTTTTCAAAAACGTATTAAAGACTTTGATGCGCTGAATTGTAAGCTGGTCGGTATTTCAATGGATCAAATTTTTGCGCATATTAAATGGATTGAATGGATTAAAGAACAGACCGGAGTCGAAATCACATTCCCTGTCATTGCAGACTATGGCGAAGTGGCAGAAAAATTAGGAATGATTCATCCTGGCAAAGGAACAAACACTGTCAGGGCTGTTTTCTTCATCGATCCTAGCGGCATTGTACGCACCATTTTCTACTACCCGCAAGAGATCGGTAGAAATATTGATGAAATACTCCGCACTATTCGCGCATTACAAACATCAGACAGAAATAAAGTAGCTATCCCTGCAAACTGGCCGAAAAATGAACTTATTGGTGATCGCGTTATCATTCCACCGGCACAGACCGTTGATGATGCTAAAATTAGGCTCGACACCCACGAGGGATATGACTGGTGGTTCTGCCATAAAGAACTCAAAGAAGAAGATTAA
- a CDS encoding sensor domain-containing diguanylate cyclase, protein MNLSKDVLFFADQVSNGVMIFSPECEILYTNPAAQKMWNHEAHSVMEGFATGIGEKTISQYEHPVMQAIQSNRSISQTLLRNRGAEPSVPQWVKMTANPIQDAGQLKYVLLSLEDVTQSKHVSDLITSRSYMLDQLDVVDSITGLYNARYAPVLLERTISDVVKEKTSLSVCVFDIDHFTRLNEAQGRGCGDEVLRYLAALLGQHMREGDVMARTGGGEFLVLLPSCSAEEALSRMESFGTQLRSAKLACSVRPITVSGGIAEMANNEKGVQLVERADSLLYLAKLDGRDKFLTEDVV, encoded by the coding sequence ATGAATCTGTCTAAAGATGTTTTGTTCTTCGCTGATCAGGTTTCGAACGGAGTTATGATCTTTTCACCAGAATGTGAGATCCTATATACAAATCCAGCTGCACAGAAGATGTGGAATCATGAGGCACATAGTGTGATGGAAGGTTTTGCTACCGGTATCGGTGAGAAAACAATTTCCCAGTATGAACATCCAGTGATGCAGGCAATTCAATCAAACAGATCGATCTCCCAGACGCTTCTTCGAAATAGAGGCGCTGAGCCGAGTGTACCACAATGGGTCAAGATGACTGCAAACCCCATTCAGGATGCAGGGCAGCTCAAGTATGTACTTCTTTCTCTCGAGGATGTTACGCAGAGCAAGCATGTCTCAGATCTTATTACTTCACGTTCATACATGCTTGATCAACTTGATGTTGTTGATTCCATTACAGGTCTATACAACGCACGCTATGCACCTGTTTTGCTTGAAAGAACTATCTCGGATGTTGTTAAAGAAAAAACATCTTTGAGCGTTTGTGTTTTTGATATTGATCACTTTACCCGCCTGAATGAAGCACAGGGTAGAGGCTGTGGAGATGAAGTGTTGCGGTATCTTGCAGCACTGCTCGGACAGCATATGCGTGAAGGTGACGTGATGGCGCGTACCGGTGGCGGGGAGTTTTTAGTTTTACTTCCATCATGCAGTGCAGAAGAAGCACTTTCTCGGATGGAATCATTCGGAACACAACTGCGCAGTGCAAAATTAGCGTGTTCCGTACGTCCGATAACGGTAAGTGGTGGTATCGCTGAAATGGCAAATAATGAAAAAGGCGTTCAACTCGTGGAACGTGCAGATAGTTTGCTTTATCTTGCAAAGCTTGATGGACGAGATAAGTTTCTTACGGAAGATGTTGTATAG
- a CDS encoding sodium:alanine symporter family protein gives MESFMSWLEMIDGWVWGPVMLTLLVGTGLLLTIMLKGLQFRKLGYSLYLALVRRKDPDADEGDISNFEALMTALSATVGTGNIAGVATAIAVGGPGALFWMWITGLVGMATKFGEAVLAVKYRVKDENGEMCGGPMYYISRGLGWKGLGSVFAFFATIASFGIGNMVQSNSVALAVKDTFGIDPFIVGIVLAVLTAVVVLGGIKSIGKVTSILIPIMIVFYVGGAMFILLTNMEKIGPAFSLVFEYAFNPVAATGGFAGATVAAAIRFGVARGVFSNESGLGSAPIAAAAAQTKHPVEQALVSMTQTFIDTIVICTMTGLVIIMFNWDSGLTSSSLTTEAFRLGFEGGQYVVTIGLILFAYSTILGWCYYGEKSIEYLLGVGAVKPYRIVYIAAILFGSVQKVALVWTLADIFNGLMALPNLLGLIFLSPVIVRETREYFAMKAGIAPETLRHADK, from the coding sequence ATGGAAAGCTTTATGTCATGGCTGGAAATGATCGACGGATGGGTATGGGGCCCTGTAATGCTGACTTTATTAGTTGGTACAGGTCTGCTGCTTACAATCATGCTGAAGGGTTTACAGTTTAGAAAACTTGGCTATTCTCTGTATCTTGCGCTTGTTAGGCGTAAAGATCCTGACGCAGATGAAGGCGATATTTCTAACTTTGAAGCCTTGATGACCGCTCTTTCTGCAACTGTCGGAACCGGTAACATTGCCGGTGTTGCCACCGCGATTGCAGTTGGGGGGCCAGGTGCGTTGTTCTGGATGTGGATTACCGGCCTTGTTGGTATGGCCACTAAATTTGGTGAAGCGGTACTTGCTGTTAAATACCGCGTAAAAGATGAAAATGGCGAAATGTGTGGTGGCCCTATGTACTACATTTCACGCGGTCTCGGCTGGAAAGGCCTTGGCTCTGTGTTCGCATTTTTTGCTACGATTGCATCGTTTGGTATCGGTAACATGGTACAGTCAAACTCTGTAGCACTTGCTGTTAAAGACACTTTTGGTATCGATCCATTTATCGTTGGTATCGTTCTCGCTGTTCTTACCGCTGTCGTAGTTCTTGGTGGTATTAAGTCTATTGGTAAAGTTACCTCTATTCTTATTCCTATCATGATTGTGTTCTACGTTGGTGGCGCCATGTTTATTCTTCTTACAAACATGGAAAAAATTGGACCTGCATTTAGTCTCGTTTTTGAATACGCATTTAACCCAGTTGCAGCCACCGGTGGTTTTGCTGGTGCAACTGTTGCAGCCGCTATACGCTTCGGTGTTGCGCGTGGTGTGTTCTCTAACGAATCCGGTCTTGGTTCTGCTCCGATTGCTGCTGCTGCAGCACAGACTAAGCACCCTGTAGAGCAGGCTCTCGTTTCCATGACCCAGACCTTCATTGATACAATCGTTATTTGTACCATGACTGGTCTCGTAATTATTATGTTCAACTGGGATTCTGGTCTTACTAGTTCTTCCCTTACTACCGAAGCATTCCGTCTCGGTTTTGAAGGTGGGCAGTATGTTGTAACGATTGGGCTTATCCTCTTCGCTTACTCTACCATCCTTGGTTGGTGTTACTACGGTGAGAAATCTATTGAATATCTTCTCGGCGTAGGCGCAGTTAAACCTTACCGCATTGTGTACATTGCCGCGATTCTCTTCGGTTCTGTACAGAAAGTGGCATTGGTTTGGACTTTGGCTGATATTTTCAACGGCCTTATGGCTCTTCCAAACTTACTTGGTCTTATCTTCCTCAGTCCGGTTATTGTTCGTGAAACCCGTGAGTACTTTGCAATGAAAGCAGGTATTGCACCTGAAACATTGCGTCACGCAGACAAATAA
- a CDS encoding metallophosphoesterase, with protein MKNQNRRQFLQTGAFTLMGMSLMGRKAFAAPTKTDFAPVRFGVISDPHLDIKGKNGMKMSAASVNCVGQAVKGLNQETGLSFVVVTGDLLLDGEKQNAEAIKELLDSLTVPYFVIAGNHDFVPANPAKHRDGFDYLKIEEFVKFFDGKGYDGSGNRYWAHSVVPGLRVIGLDANLPLEQKKWGGVLPQEQLNWLDKQLTDHKDEMNIVFMHHNVIPWSSDELKGGAKQWFCADNADAVRAVLEKHAEAAPLMITGHRHIGMRVSELAGVNYMVAPSANTHPMRYSVLTVSPEAVTWKTPMIGVPESVHIEARNNLLAATWWRETQYAERSATSDAEVLEFYEKNSQRIGTKVL; from the coding sequence ATGAAAAATCAAAACCGCCGTCAATTTCTTCAGACCGGAGCATTTACGCTGATGGGTATGTCTTTAATGGGACGTAAAGCATTTGCTGCTCCAACTAAAACTGACTTTGCTCCTGTACGCTTTGGTGTGATTTCCGACCCGCATCTTGATATAAAAGGGAAGAATGGCATGAAGATGAGCGCAGCAAGTGTGAACTGTGTTGGTCAGGCTGTTAAGGGGCTTAATCAAGAGACTGGTCTATCTTTTGTTGTAGTTACTGGTGATCTTCTTCTTGATGGTGAAAAACAGAATGCAGAAGCCATTAAAGAATTACTGGATTCATTGACCGTCCCGTATTTTGTTATTGCCGGTAACCATGACTTTGTACCTGCAAATCCTGCGAAGCATCGTGACGGTTTTGATTACCTTAAGATTGAAGAATTTGTGAAGTTCTTTGACGGCAAAGGGTATGATGGCTCTGGTAATCGCTACTGGGCACACTCAGTTGTTCCGGGATTGCGTGTTATTGGTCTGGATGCAAATCTTCCGCTTGAACAGAAAAAATGGGGTGGAGTGCTCCCACAGGAACAATTGAATTGGCTCGATAAGCAGCTGACAGATCACAAAGATGAAATGAATATTGTGTTCATGCATCACAATGTGATTCCATGGTCAAGCGATGAGCTGAAGGGCGGGGCTAAGCAGTGGTTCTGTGCTGATAATGCTGACGCTGTACGTGCTGTGCTGGAAAAACATGCAGAGGCTGCTCCGCTTATGATTACAGGCCATCGTCATATAGGTATGCGCGTGAGCGAGCTTGCCGGTGTGAACTACATGGTTGCTCCATCTGCCAATACGCATCCTATGCGATATTCTGTGCTGACGGTTTCCCCTGAAGCTGTAACATGGAAAACTCCAATGATTGGTGTGCCTGAGTCAGTGCATATTGAAGCACGTAACAACTTGCTTGCAGCAACATGGTGGCGTGAAACGCAGTATGCAGAACGCAGTGCAACCAGCGATGCTGAAGTTCTTGAATTTTATGAAAAGAACTCACAGCGAATTGGTACAAAGGTGCTGTAG